In Aspergillus nidulans FGSC A4 chromosome IV, a single window of DNA contains:
- a CDS encoding RNA polymerase III-inhibiting protein MAF1 (transcript_id=CADANIAT00000808), with amino-acid sequence MKFLPLPEFEDVTSSLNFDTADCHIVGGCELYITKAPRSDRKLYKNIEQSLEAQYESVLRLSASLSPPTASDAAASLNLSRSSPFGPLSDHSSRRTFAYLIATLNASHPDYDFSHVLRPSDFHREKNLKRVMNTIDSTLFNLRPRETLDLTPPSPSAVSGSYNSEASARWGRRMWKILDEQLSLKECNIYSYSPDEDPSDADDGAIWSLHYFFFNRIRKRVCYLYVKAIPILSHTPSEGLATPVSKRTFDDGILTPNLSTSKRAKYWFGENVEIESDSDGENKYLMSDEDFRSRSVSKGTVRAMSEEIADSMEV; translated from the exons atgAAG TTTCTCCCTCTACCCGAATTTGAAGACGTGACGAGCTCCCTGAATTTCGACACGGCCGACTGCCACATTGTTGGGGGTTGCGAACTGTATATAACCAAAGCCCCCCGGTCCGATCGCAAGCTTTACAAGAACATTGAACAATCACTGGAAGCACAGTATGAGTCTGTCCTTCGTTTATCTGCGTCACTGTCACCCCCAACTGCATCGGATGCAGCCGCGTCTCTGAACCTGTCCCGATCAAGCCCATTCGGACCCCTGAGTGACCATTCAAGTCGACGGACGTTTGCGTACCTCATCGCGACTCTGAACGCCAGCCACCCAGATTACGATTTTTCACATGTTTTGCGACCTTCGGACTTCCACCGTGAGAAGAATTTGAAGAGGGTAATGAACACAATCGACTCTACGCTGTTTAATCTTCGCCCACGCGAAACACTTGATCTTACGCCCCCATCCCCGTCCGCAGTATCTGGATCATACAACTCTGAAGCTTCTGCCAGATGGGGTCGGAGAATGTGGAAGATCTTGGATGAACAGTTATCTCTTAAGGAGTGCAACATCTACTCATATTCGCCGGACGAGGATCCGTCGGATGCGGACGACGGGGCCATCTGGAGCCTTCactatttcttcttcaaccgtATTCGCAAGCGTGTTTGTTACCTTTACGTCAAGGCAATCCCCATCTTGAGTCACACACCCAGCGAGGGTCTTGCTACTCCCGTGTCAAAAAGGACATTCGATGATGGTATCCTCACGCCCAATCTTAGCACGAGCAAGCGTGCTAAATACTGGTTCGGTGAAAATGTCGAAATTGAGAGCGATAGTGATGGAGAGAACAAATATCTTATGAGCGACGAGGATTTCCGATCACGATCCGTCAGCAAGGGTACCGTTCGTGCCATgagcgaggagattgccgaTTCAATGGAAGTTTGA